AGGTTATAGAGCTATTAAAAATGAAGCTCCTATAAAAGAGACTATGGCTGCTGCTCTTGTTCTACTATCAAGATGGAAAGGTGGAGAACTACCTCTAGTAGATCCAATGTGTGGTACAGGAACTTTACTTATTGAAGCTGCTATGATAGCTAGGAATATAGCCCCAGGTGCTAATAGAAATTTTGCTTGTGAAGATTGGAAACTTATCCCTGAAGATCAATGGATAGATGCAAGAGATGAAGCATTTTCTATGGAAGATTATGATAAAGAGGTAAAAATCTATGGTTCTGATATTGATCCAGATACTGTTGAAATTGCAAGAAAAAATATGCAAAAAGCTGGAGTTGAAGATGATATAGTTCTTGAGTGTCAAAACTTTTTGGATATGGAAAGAGATGAAGAGTATGGAGCACTTATCACAAATCCACCATATGGAGATAGACTTTTAGATGAGGAAGCTGTTGAAAGATTGTATGGCTTACTTGGAGATATTTGTAGAATGAGAATACCAAAATGGTCTTACTATATTATCACATCTCACAAAGGTTTTGAGAAAGCTTTTGGTAAAAAATCTACAAAAAATAGAAAATTATATAATGGTGGTATAGAGTGTCACTACTATCAATATTATGGAGAGAGAAATGGAAAGAAAAGAGTATAATGAGATTCTAAAATTTTCTATTGAGGTTATACTTCAAATTTTTATAAAAATTAACAGAAGATTAGATGAATTAAATAATAACGGAGAAATCTCAGCTGTTGAGATTTTAGAAAATGAAGTTATTCCAAAATATGAGAAACTTTTAAAGGGATTAAAAGCTGAAATTATTGAGGATGATCAAGAAAAATCAATAGATAGTGAAAAAATTGAAAATATAAAAAAATATATTTTTGATATTATGAAAGAGAACAATCTAACTGAGGAATTTATAGATTCTCAAATAAAAATCAGAGAAGAGTTAAAAGATAATTCAGGTGCTGAAGTTGTAAAAAAACTTTTTGAATATGAAAAGAAACAGATGGAAAATACTAAGTACAATCTTTTGGATAAGGTCAATTCAGTATTAGATCGTGAAGATAAACTTGCTATGGATCTTAAAAATGCTATACAAGAGGAGGAGCAAATTGAATGTATTTACAGATTGCAACCTGTTCGTGAAGAGTATAGAGCCTTGGAAGAAAAGATACTAAGAGTTCAAAAAAATATAGATAATATCAATAAAAAGCTGGCTTCTCAATGGGCCTACGAGATATATGGTACTATTTCTAAAGATAATATGCTAAACACATATAATCAAACTATGAAAAATTAAAAAAATATGTTAGAATATGGAGGAACTATGAAATTTTTAAAAATAGTTATTCTTCTGCTAATAATAGCTGGAGGATTTTATTATCAAGCTCATAAAAAAGCTGGTAAACCATTGAATATTAAGGAGGGAAATCACGTGGAAAATATAGTATTAAATGCTAAAATAAAAACTACTAAGGGAGATATCAATTTAAAATTATTCCCAGAAGTTGCACCAATGACAGTTACAAACTTTGTACACCTATCTAAAAGAGGTTATTATGATGGATTAAAATTCCATAGAGTAATTGCTGATTTCATGATTCAAGGTGGAGATCCTACTGGTACAGGTGCTGGTGGACCTGGTTACCAATTTGGTGATGAATTTAAAGAGGGAGTAGTATTTGATAGAAAAGGATTATTAGCTATGGCTAATGCTGGACCTAATACAAATGGTTCTCAATTCTTTATAACTCATGTACCTACTGATTGGTTAAACTATAAACACACAATATTTGGTGAGGTTGTTTCTGAAGATGACCAAAAAATAGTTGATAATGTTGCTCAAGGAGATATTATAGAAACTATTGAAATCAGTGGAGATGTAGATGCTTTCTTAGCAGCTCAAGCTGAACTTGTAAAAAACATAGATGATATATTAGCTCAAACTATGCCTAACTTAAAAAAATAGTGTATTTTTAAGTTAAAATTAAATAGCTAATCTATTGAAAGGAAAAAGTTACTTCTAGTGGCTGATGCTTATTAGAATAATCTTTTTCCTTTTTTCATCTCTAAGTAAAAAAATATTGTATTTTTTTGTATTATCTTTTATAATATTATGTGAATAAATAGATTTAGATTAGGAGGTAATAATGTTACAAAAACATAAAAGAAACTTCTCTATCATTGCACATATAGATCATGGAAAGTCAACTATTGCAGATAGACTACTTGAATATACTGGTGCTGTTTCTAAAAGAGAGATGAAAGAGCAACTTCTTGACTCTATGGATTTGGAGAGAGAGAAGGGAATAACTATAAAAGCTCAAGCAGTAACTCTATACTACAAAGCAAAAGATGGAATAGAGTATGAGTTAAACTTAATTGATACTCCAGGACACGTGGACTTTATTTATGAGGTTTCAAGATCTCTATCAGCTTGTGAAGGAGCTCTACTTGTTGTAGATGCTGCTCAAGGAGTAGAGGCACAAACTCTTGCCAATGTGTATTTAGCAATTGAAAATAACCTTGAGATTGTTCCTGTTATCAATAAAATAGATCTTCCTGCTGCTGATCCAGATAAGGTAAAGTTAGAGATAGAAGATGTAATCGGTCTACCTGCTGATGATGCTGTTATGTGTTCAGGTAAAACTGGAATTGGTATTGAAGAGCTATTAGAAGCAATAGTTCAAAGAGTCCCTGCTCCTGAGTATGATGAGGAAGCTCCTCTAAAAGCTTTAATATTCGACTCTAAATTTGACGATTATAGAGGGGTAATTACATATGTTAAAGTTTTAGATGGTTGTATTAAAAAAGGAGATAAAATTAGAATTTGGTCAACTGAAAAAGATTTTGATGTCTTAGAAGTTGGAGTATTCTCTCCTACTATGAAACCTCAAAACGAACTTACTTCTGGTTCAGTTGGTTATATAATCACAGGAGTTAAAACTATTCATGATACTAGAGTTGGAGATACTATCACACATACTAATAGACCTTGTATCTTCCCATTAGAAGGATTCAAACCTGCTCAATCAATGGTATTTGCTGGAGTTTATCCACTATTTACTGATGATTATGAAGATTTGAGAGAAGCTTTAGAAAAATTACAACTTAATGATGCTTCACTTACATTTGTTCCTGAAACTTCAATAGCTCTAGGATTTGGATTCAGATGTGGATTCTTAGGATTATTACATATGGAAATTATTGTTGAAAGACTTAGAAGAGAGTACAATATAGATCTTATCTCTACTACACCTTCAGTTGAATATAGAGTAAATATGGAAAATCAAGAGGTCTTAGTTATTGATAACCCTTGTGAATTCCCAGATGGTGGAAGAGGTAGAATGTCTGTTGAAGAGCCATTTATAAGAGGTAAGGTAATTGTTCCTAAAGATTATGTTGGTAACGTAATGGAACTATGTCAAGAGAAGAGAGGAATATTTATCGGTATGGATTTCATTGATGAAAATAGATCAATGTTAACTTATGAACTTCCTCTTGCTGAGATCGTTATAGATTTCTATGATAAACTTAAGTCAAGAACTAAGGGTTATGCTTCATTCGAATATGAGTTGGTTGGATATAAAGAATCTGATCTTGTAAAAGTTGATATACTTGTTTCTGGTAAACCTGTAGATGCCTTCTCATTTATAGCTCACAAAGATGGTGCTTATAGTAGAGGTAGAGCAATCTGTGAAAAGTTAAAAGAGGTTATCCCTAGACAACAATTTGAAATCCCTATCCAAGCTGCTCTAGGAGCAAAGGTTATAGCTAGAGAAACTATAAAAGCTTATAGAAAGAACGTTATAGCTAAATGTTATGGTGGAGATATTACAAGAAAGAAAAAACTTCTTGAAAAACAAAAAGAAGGAAAGAAAAGAATGAAGAGCATAGGAAATGTTGAAATTCCTCAAGAGGCTTTCGTTTCTGTATTAAAATTGAATGATTAATGTTTTAGGGACTGCAGATTTACAGTCCCTATTTTTTTACCTTCTAAATTGGAGTGATTTTAAATTTCTAGTATTATCATTTTCAACTCTCATAAGTAATCTACAATGTGTCCAACTCAATTCGCTACGCAATGCGTAGCTTTTTGGAAAAGTTAAAAACATTTAATAAACACTATTTTATATTTATATAATTTTTAAACTTACATTTGCTATAATTAATTTTTTGTAGTATACTCATATCAACTAGAAATATTATAAAACTTTATATTCTAATCACAAAGAGGTGATGCTTATGACAAAAATTATTTTTTTAATTCAAGAATAATTTTGTTATGAGCATTTTTTTATTAAAGAAAAAAGGAGTTAAATATGTTAAAAATAATAGGAATAGTTTTCATAGCAATAGGAAGTTTCAATCTTTTTCAATACAACAAAACTATGAAAGATAATATTTGTGTAAAAGGAGTTCTTATTGATTATACTTATTCTCCAACATTAAGAAGAAGCTTTCCTATATTTAGATACACAATAGATGGAATAACTTATAAAGAAGAGTACAGAGGTAGTTATACATCTAAAAAACAAGTGGATGAATTAAAAAATATAAATATTGATCAGATGCCAAAAGCAACTAGAAATTTTATGAAAAAATTAAAAGACACTAATTATGTAGAATATGAAATTGGAAAAGAGTATAAGTTATTAGTAAATAAAAATAATCCTAAAGAATATTGGATAGCTGAAGATGGAACTAATAAAGGAAGAGAATATATTTGTTTAGGAATAGGAACTATATTTTTAATAATATCATTTATTTCAAAAATTATTAAAATAATATTTTAATAATAAGATAATGAAATTAGGAGATCCTCTATGAAAGTTAAAGTCATTTTAGGGATAGTAGTTTTATTTATAATATCAGTTGGAACTTATACTTATCAAAATAGATATTATTTTTATAGATATTTACCTGCAAAAGATGAATTCAAACTTCAAAATATCAATTCTAAATTATATGATGAGAATAATAAAATATTTAGTGGTAGAGTCAAAAGTGGAAGTGATTCATACCTTAATATCTACTCTTACAAAGATGGAGAGCTAGATGGATTAAACGTCATATATTTTAAAAATAATATCAAAGAGATAGGACATTGGAAAAAAGGAAAACAGAATGGACTTTTCCAATTATACACAGAAGATGGAATCCTAATTGACAATGCTAACTTTAAAAATGGAGAAAGAGATGGACTTACAGAACAATATTATGGTGATACAGGGAACTTAAGGGTATCTGCAAATTATAAAAATGGTATACTTGAGGGAAAATTTAAAGCATACTATTCAAATGGAAATCTTCAAGGAGAAGTAATTTATAAAAATGGTGAGATGAATGGAGAATTCAAAGAATATCACGAAAATAAAAATATAAGACTTTCAGGAAGTTATAAAAATAATCTACAGGACGGTGAATGGAAATCTTATTTAGAAGATGGTACTTTAGAATCAATAATAAACTATAAAGATGGAGAACTTAATGGTCTAAAAGAAGATTATTATAAAAATGGAAATGTATGGACAAGACAAGAATTTAAAAATAATACTCAAGAAGGAATTTATGAAGTTTATTATGATAATGGCAATCTTCAATTAAAAGCTAAAATAAATAATGGAAAAATGATAGAGGAGCAAAGGTTTAACATAGATGGAACACTTTATGATGAGAATGATGATCGAATAGTTATTAAGGATTCAGTAGATTTTCAAAAGAAGTAGGAAATTCCTTTTATTTATAGTAAATTATGAGAATTTAAAAAAATAAATCTTGAAGAATTTATTTTTCCTGAGATAGATAGTTATTATAGAGAAAATAATGTGTTACAGAAATTTTTTGATATAACTGTATCTGTAAAAAATCATTCATAAAATATAGGAGATTATAGCAATGAAAAAGATTTTAATTATTATAATTTGTTTTTTTATTAATATTTCTACAATTTTATTTGGAAATACTCTTTCAATTAATTCAGAAAAAATGGAGAATAAAGACAGTATGATACAATATAATAATAAATTTGGAATTGAAGTCAATGGAACATATTTTCCTATCCCTAGTGCTTTAAAAGAATTTATTAATAATGGTTGGAAAATAAGTGATAAAAAGCCCTATTTTTTAAATCCACTAGTTGGAGAAGATTACTATAACATGCGTACAAATTGGTCATTATCAAAAGATAAAAAAAGTATTTTAAAAGGTGGAAAGATTATTAGACTTTTAGAAAAAGATGGTGTACTCTTGGAAGTTACAATAGCCAATCAAAATATCTTGGAGAATGATAGTCCTACCCAAGCTATTGAAGAGGGTATAGTAAATTCTATGATCATATTTTATAATGAAACATGTGATAGCATAAAATTAAACAATAAAGAGTTGAAAAATTTAACTCCTGATATCTTAATCAAAAATTTTCCTTTAAGTGATGGCTGGCAACATATTCCAACAAATTACAGTAACCATCCAGAATTAGGAATATCATTAGAGTATACCATTACAAAAATAATGGATAATAATGAAATAAGTATCACTATCTATTTTAATTTAGAAAATAGAGCTTTTAAAATAGAAGTATCCAATCAAAACTTTTAGAAGATAATTTTTTATAGTATATCTATTTAGGAGGTAAAAATGAAAAAAATAATTTCAATCTTAACTCTATTAATATTTACATTATCATATTCAGAAGAAAAATCTGCTGTAAAATTAATCAAAAAAACTCAAAATTAAAGTAAAAGATGGTGCTAAAATTAGCACCATCTAATCTTATAATACGTTATATTTTTCTATCATAGCTTTCATTCTATTTAATGTTCTTGTTTTACCAATTATAAATAGAACGTTGTATAGGTCAGCACCTCTAGCCTGTCCTGTAATAACAGCTCTAAGTGGCATATAAACTTTAGCAGGTCCCTCTCCGATTTCATCTAATGTAGAGTGTAGTAATTCCTTAGCCTCTTCTACTGTGAAATCTTCTCCTTCCCAAGCTTCAAGTTTTTTCATAAACAATTTTATTGACTCTTTTCCAACTGGATCAAGTATAGATTCATTTAGTTTCTCTACACTTTTTCTCTCTTTTTTGTTCATCTCTTCAGTTACTACTGGAAGTTCAAATGTATCCTCAAAGTAAACTGCAGATTCTTTTGCTATCTCTTTAAGAGTTTGAGCAGATTCTCTTAAAATCTCTACTATCTTAACAAGAGCTCTGTACTCATGCTCAGATACCTCTTCTCCTACATATCCTAACTGTCTAAAGAAAGGTATAGCTAGATCTGTAAGTTCATTGATATCTTTCATTCTCATATGGTGGTTATTAACCCATCCAAGTTTTACAAGGTCAAATACTGGTCCTCCTAAAGACACTTTATCAATGTTGAAGTTGTCTATGAACTCTTGTAATGTGAATATCTCCTTATTCTCTCCAAATGAATATCCCATTAATCCTAAGAAGTTTACTATTCCCTCTTTTAAGTATCCCTCTTCTTTATACCAAATTAATGATACAGGATTTTTTCTCTTTGATATTTTTGTTCTATCAGCATTTCTAAGTAATGGCATGTGGATAAATTCAGGTTGATCCCAACCAAATGCTTTATATAATTGGATATGTTTAGGAGTTGATGCTATCCACTCTTCTGCTCTTATAACGTGAGTTATTCCCATTAAGTGGTCATCAACTACGTTTGCTAAGTGATAAGTAGGGAATCCATCAGCTTTTAAAAGTACTTGGTCATCTATCTTATTGTTCTCAAATACAATATCCCCTCTTAATCTGTCGTGAATAACTGTTTCTCCCTCATAAGGCATCTTTAATCTTATTACATAAGGTTCTCCAGCATCTAATTTAGCTTGGATCTCTTCTGGAGTTAATGAACGGCAGTGTCCATCATATCCAGGAGCTTTTCCCATTGCTTTTTGTCTCTCTCTTAATTTCTCAAGTCTATCTTGAGTACAGAAACAGTAGTATGCTCCACCTTGTTCAACAAGTTTTCTAGCATAATCTCCGTATAGATGGAATCTCTCTGATTGTCTGTATGGTCCATACTCTCCAGATACATCTGGACCCTCTGCATAGTTTAATCCTAACCAGTGAAGGGCATCAAATATCATTTGCTCTGACCCTTCAGTATATCTATTTTGGTCAGTATCTTCTATTCTTAGGATGAAATCTCCTCCATTAGAATTAGCAAATGCTAAGTTAAATAAAGCTATATAAGCTGTACCTACGTGAGGATCTCCAGTAGGTGATGGAGCTATTCTTGTTCTTACTTTTTTTTCCATTGTTCCCTCTCCCATATAAATAATAAATAGTTTTCTCTAAATTTTATCACAATTTTTAATTTTTTAAAGTGTTATTTGTAACTTTTCCCAATTTTTATTATTTTAGCTTATTCCATCTCAAATATCCATTGATAAATATATCTATATCTCCATCCATAACTGCCTTAATATTTCCAGATTCACAGTTTGTTCTATGATCTTTTACCATAGTATATGGCTGAAACACATATGAACGAATTTGGTTTCCCCAACCTATATCACTCTGTTCTCCCTGTAACTTTCTAAGTTCTTCCTCTTTCTTCTTCATCTCTAATTCTATCAATTTAGATTTTAGAAGTTTCATAGCAGTCTCTCTGTTACTCAACTGAGATCTCTCTCTTTGGCAAGTTACAACTATACCTGTAGGAAAGTGTGTAATTCTAACAGCTGAATCTGTCATATTGACGTGCTGTCCTCCAGCTCCACTTGCTCTATACGTATCTACCCTTATCTCAGTTGGATCTATATTTACCTCTATACTATCATCTACCTCTGGCACTACCTCAACAGAGGCAAAAGAGGTATGTCTTTTCTTATTAGCATCAAAAGGTGATATTCTTACAAGTCTATGTACACCTTTTTCACTTTTTAAGTATCCAAAAGCATTCATTCCCTCTATCATAAAGGTTATAGATTTTATTCCAACACTATCACCAGGCATAAAATCCATCTCACTTATCTTATACTTTTTATCACTACACCATCTTGAATACATTCTATATAGCATATCAGCCCAATCACAAGCCTCTGTTCCTCCAGCTCCTGAATGTATAGTTACAATTGCATTGTTAGAGTCATAGTCACCATCTAATAAAAGTCTAGTATCAAAATGCTCTACATCTCTTCCTAAAATTTGATGTTTCTCCTCTAACTCATCTTGAAAATCTACTTCTCCCTGTTCTACAAACTCAATAAGAACCTCTTCATTTTCAATCTCTGATACAAGATTTTTAAACTCAGCAACTAATTCCTTTTCTCCATTCATCTCTTTTATTATAGCTGAACTTGTCCTTTTGTCATTCCAAAAGTTATCTTCCATAGTCTTTTTTTCAAGTTCTGATATCTTAAGTTCTCTCTTATCTAAGTCAAAGAGACCCCCTTATATCTTCTATTTTTTTCTTATACTCAGAAAACTCTCTCTTTATATCTAATATATCCAAAATTTCCTCCTATTACAATCCTAGCTTTCTCTTTACATCTTGTAAATTCATCAAACTATAAATTACTCCATCAATAGATACATTGGGACCTTTAGCACATCTTCCAAAACATCTCTTAGTAGTAAGCAGTATCTTCCCATCTTTAGATAACCCTTTCTCATCAGGTTCTAATATTTTTACAAGCTCGTTGTATATCTGCTGTCCTCCTGCAGGTCCACAATTCATTCCCACACAGACAGCAACTTCCTTTACTCTCGAATCCTTTCCTCTAAACTTAGGATAAAAGTTAATAGTATTCTCAATGGTTATCTCCATCAATCCCGTCTTTTCAGCAATAAATTTTTGAACCTCTTTAGGTATAGCTCCAAGTCTATCCAGTACATAGTTTAAAATTTTTACATCATCTTTTTTATCTGATAATTTAGCAATAAACTCCTCTAATTCACTATAAAAATCTTTATCTATCAATTTTCTCTCCTTCTTCTATGATTATAGCCATAGCCACTGCATAATCTTTTGAATGTGAGATTGAAAGTTCAACTCTCTTACCTTTTAGCTTCTCTTTCAGAGAATTTTTTAAAATTACACAGGGTTTTCCCAATTCATCATTTAGTATCTCAATATCTGTTAGATTAAATCCTCTTACCCCTGTTCCCAAAGCTTTTGAGATTGCTTCCTTAGCTGAAAATCTTCCAGCATAACTAGCTCCTCTTCCCAAACCTTTTTTCTCTATTATCTCTATCTCTTGATCTGTATAGATTCTTTTTTTGAAACTCTCATTTTTAATAGCCTTTTCAATTCTTGCTATCTCAATAATATCATTTCCAATTCCAAATATCATAGCTATTCCTTTTCAAACACATCAATATTTACATCAATAGTTATCTCTAAACTATCTAGGCTGAATAATCTTTCAACTCCAGCTTTGGGACTTCTCCATTTATACGGAGTCATATCAAATAGATTTCTTATACTCTCATTTTCTTTTATAAAAGATTTTCCAACACAGTTTACTCTTTTACAGTGCTTGAATATTTTTAAATCCTCAATAGGTGAGTAAAACTCTGTTCTTACACTCTCGTAAACCACTTTTTTCAACTCTATTAGATGATTCTCACCAGTAGAAACCACAATTAACTTTCCACCTTTTTTCAGTGTTCTCATCTTCTCTTCAGGAATTATCTTTGCAAACATACAGATGATAAAATCTAAGCTCTCATCTGCTACTGGAATATTTGTAGCACTTGCTACTATCCAATCTATATTCTTATAGGTTTTAGCTGCACTTATCACAGCCTCTTTTGATATATCAATCCCTACTATTCTGCTCTCAATCTCCAAATTTTCTAAAAACTTTTTTATATTTCCTGTATAATATCCCTCTCCACAACCTATATCTAATATATTTACAGATTTTTTATTCTCAAGATTCTCTTTTATAAGCTCATTTACACTATTTGAAATTATCTTATAATAGTCCTTTTCCAAAAATCTCTTTCTGCTAAGCACCATCTCCTTGTCATCTCCAGGAGTTTTACTATGTTTTTGATTAGAGAGTAAAAGATTTAGATACCCTTGTTTTCCCATATCAAAAGAGTGGTTATTTTCACATCTATATGTTCTCTCATTTTTTATCAATTTTTCTTTACAAACAGGACAGATTATCATATTTTCCCCTTATATCATCTTATATGCTTTTTTAGTATTTTCATTGATAATTCTTGCTACCTCTTCAAAAGAGATCTCTTTTAATTCAGCTATTTTTTCAGCTACATACTTCACATATATAGGTTCATTTCTCTTTCCTCTATTTGGTACAGGAGCCATATATGGGCAATCTGTTTCTAATATCAATCTATCTAATGGTATATCTTTTACTACCTCTACCAATTTTTTAGCATTTTTAAAAGTTAAAACACCACCTATTCCCAAATAAAATCTATCTATTACCTCTTTAGCTGAATCAACAGATCCTGGATAACAGTGGAATATTCCTCCTACATCTGGAAACTCCTTTAAAATTTTAAGTGTATCTTCCATAGCATCTCTTGAATGGATTACAACAGGTTTTCCAACTCTTCTTGCCAACTCCATCTGCTTTCTAAAACCAGCTTGTTGTACCTCTTTTGGTTGACTCATCCAGTAATAATCTAAACCGATCTCACCAATAGCTAAAATTTTCTCGTTTTTGGCTAACTCCTCTAGCTCTCTTTCAACCTCTTCACTATAACCTTCAATATCCACAGG
The nucleotide sequence above comes from Fusobacterium sp. SYSU M8D902. Encoded proteins:
- the acpS gene encoding holo-ACP synthase, with amino-acid sequence MIFGIGNDIIEIARIEKAIKNESFKKRIYTDQEIEIIEKKGLGRGASYAGRFSAKEAISKALGTGVRGFNLTDIEILNDELGKPCVILKNSLKEKLKGKRVELSISHSKDYAVAMAIIIEEGEKIDR
- a CDS encoding peptidylprolyl isomerase produces the protein MVLNAKIKTTKGDINLKLFPEVAPMTVTNFVHLSKRGYYDGLKFHRVIADFMIQGGDPTGTGAGGPGYQFGDEFKEGVVFDRKGLLAMANAGPNTNGSQFFITHVPTDWLNYKHTIFGEVVSEDDQKIVDNVAQGDIIETIEISGDVDAFLAAQAELVKNIDDILAQTMPNLKK
- a CDS encoding putative RNA methyltransferase is translated as MIICPVCKEKLIKNERTYRCENNHSFDMGKQGYLNLLLSNQKHSKTPGDDKEMVLSRKRFLEKDYYKIISNSVNELIKENLENKKSVNILDIGCGEGYYTGNIKKFLENLEIESRIVGIDISKEAVISAAKTYKNIDWIVASATNIPVADESLDFIICMFAKIIPEEKMRTLKKGGKLIVVSTGENHLIELKKVVYESVRTEFYSPIEDLKIFKHCKRVNCVGKSFIKENESIRNLFDMTPYKWRSPKAGVERLFSLDSLEITIDVNIDVFEKE
- the prfB gene encoding peptide chain release factor 2 (programmed frameshift) — translated: MDILDIKREFSEYKKKIEDIRGSLDLDKRELKISELEKKTMEDNFWNDKRTSSAIIKEMNGEKELVAEFKNLVSEIENEEVLIEFVEQGEVDFQDELEEKHQILGRDVEHFDTRLLLDGDYDSNNAIVTIHSGAGGTEACDWADMLYRMYSRWCSDKKYKISEMDFMPGDSVGIKSITFMIEGMNAFGYLKSEKGVHRLVRISPFDANKKRHTSFASVEVVPEVDDSIEVNIDPTEIRVDTYRASGAGGQHVNMTDSAVRITHFPTGIVVTCQRERSQLSNRETAMKLLKSKLIELEMKKKEEELRKLQGEQSDIGWGNQIRSYVFQPYTMVKDHRTNCESGNIKAVMDGDIDIFINGYLRWNKLK
- a CDS encoding toxin-antitoxin system YwqK family antitoxin, yielding MKVKVILGIVVLFIISVGTYTYQNRYYFYRYLPAKDEFKLQNINSKLYDENNKIFSGRVKSGSDSYLNIYSYKDGELDGLNVIYFKNNIKEIGHWKKGKQNGLFQLYTEDGILIDNANFKNGERDGLTEQYYGDTGNLRVSANYKNGILEGKFKAYYSNGNLQGEVIYKNGEMNGEFKEYHENKNIRLSGSYKNNLQDGEWKSYLEDGTLESIINYKDGELNGLKEDYYKNGNVWTRQEFKNNTQEGIYEVYYDNGNLQLKAKINNGKMIEEQRFNIDGTLYDENDDRIVIKDSVDFQKK
- the lepA gene encoding translation elongation factor 4: MLQKHKRNFSIIAHIDHGKSTIADRLLEYTGAVSKREMKEQLLDSMDLEREKGITIKAQAVTLYYKAKDGIEYELNLIDTPGHVDFIYEVSRSLSACEGALLVVDAAQGVEAQTLANVYLAIENNLEIVPVINKIDLPAADPDKVKLEIEDVIGLPADDAVMCSGKTGIGIEELLEAIVQRVPAPEYDEEAPLKALIFDSKFDDYRGVITYVKVLDGCIKKGDKIRIWSTEKDFDVLEVGVFSPTMKPQNELTSGSVGYIITGVKTIHDTRVGDTITHTNRPCIFPLEGFKPAQSMVFAGVYPLFTDDYEDLREALEKLQLNDASLTFVPETSIALGFGFRCGFLGLLHMEIIVERLRREYNIDLISTTPSVEYRVNMENQEVLVIDNPCEFPDGGRGRMSVEEPFIRGKVIVPKDYVGNVMELCQEKRGIFIGMDFIDENRSMLTYELPLAEIVIDFYDKLKSRTKGYASFEYELVGYKESDLVKVDILVSGKPVDAFSFIAHKDGAYSRGRAICEKLKEVIPRQQFEIPIQAALGAKVIARETIKAYRKNVIAKCYGGDITRKKKLLEKQKEGKKRMKSIGNVEIPQEAFVSVLKLND
- a CDS encoding class I SAM-dependent RNA methyltransferase encodes the protein MNDKITLIASTTMGVESVVRDECIALGFDNVKAFNGRVEFDGTISDIIKANLHLRCADRVFIKMGEFKAVTFEELFTNIKRLPWGDIIEENGEFPVSWVSSVKSKLFSKSDIQKITKKAIVEKLKEKYGKSYFYEDGAKFAIKIQAHNDIFLVMIDTSGDPLHKRGYRAIKNEAPIKETMAAALVLLSRWKGGELPLVDPMCGTGTLLIEAAMIARNIAPGANRNFACEDWKLIPEDQWIDARDEAFSMEDYDKEVKIYGSDIDPDTVEIARKNMQKAGVEDDIVLECQNFLDMERDEEYGALITNPPYGDRLLDEEAVERLYGLLGDICRMRIPKWSYYIITSHKGFEKAFGKKSTKNRKLYNGGIECHYYQYYGERNGKKRV
- the gltX gene encoding glutamate--tRNA ligase, with translation MEKKVRTRIAPSPTGDPHVGTAYIALFNLAFANSNGGDFILRIEDTDQNRYTEGSEQMIFDALHWLGLNYAEGPDVSGEYGPYRQSERFHLYGDYARKLVEQGGAYYCFCTQDRLEKLRERQKAMGKAPGYDGHCRSLTPEEIQAKLDAGEPYVIRLKMPYEGETVIHDRLRGDIVFENNKIDDQVLLKADGFPTYHLANVVDDHLMGITHVIRAEEWIASTPKHIQLYKAFGWDQPEFIHMPLLRNADRTKISKRKNPVSLIWYKEEGYLKEGIVNFLGLMGYSFGENKEIFTLQEFIDNFNIDKVSLGGPVFDLVKLGWVNNHHMRMKDINELTDLAIPFFRQLGYVGEEVSEHEYRALVKIVEILRESAQTLKEIAKESAVYFEDTFELPVVTEEMNKKERKSVEKLNESILDPVGKESIKLFMKKLEAWEGEDFTVEEAKELLHSTLDEIGEGPAKVYMPLRAVITGQARGADLYNVLFIIGKTRTLNRMKAMIEKYNVL
- a CDS encoding NAD(P)H-dependent oxidoreductase subunit E translates to MIDKDFYSELEEFIAKLSDKKDDVKILNYVLDRLGAIPKEVQKFIAEKTGLMEITIENTINFYPKFRGKDSRVKEVAVCVGMNCGPAGGQQIYNELVKILEPDEKGLSKDGKILLTTKRCFGRCAKGPNVSIDGVIYSLMNLQDVKRKLGL
- a CDS encoding TatD family hydrolase; translation: MKLIDSHAHLNNEQFDEDRDEVLNRIKDELEFAVNIGYDLPSSKISVEYANKYDFIYGVVGVHPVDIEGYSEEVERELEELAKNEKILAIGEIGLDYYWMSQPKEVQQAGFRKQMELARRVGKPVVIHSRDAMEDTLKILKEFPDVGGIFHCYPGSVDSAKEVIDRFYLGIGGVLTFKNAKKLVEVVKDIPLDRLILETDCPYMAPVPNRGKRNEPIYVKYVAEKIAELKEISFEEVARIINENTKKAYKMI